One Candidatus Symbiobacter mobilis CR genomic window, CCCGCTATGCCGTTGACGGTGTACAGGGTTTTGCTTTTGTTTGCCTTGTCTTTGTCCAGAATCAGTTCTTGCGACGGGTACACCTCCTGGCCCGACCCCATGCGCACAAAGGCTGTTACTTGCAGCAGCACATGGCTTTTGCCAGCCAGCCCCTGCGCCAGCAGGGTGGATACAGCACCCAAATCGGGATGCATGGTTTCAGGTGCGTCGAAGCCCCGCAGCGAATGGGCCAACGCATCGAAAGTCCATGTGTTGGCTGCCCGGCCATCGACCAGGCGGGCCACCTGTACTTCGATCTGTTCAGCCCCCAACCGGTTTCGCCACAGAAAGCGGCCGTTGGCCAGATTGGCGGCGTAGCGGCGTGCCAGCTCGGCAAAGCCATGGGTGGCGACGTAGCCGTTGACGGTATCGACCAGTACACGTTGGTAGTCCGCGTTGTTGCAGGCCGATGGGGTGCCCGTTCCACCCAACACCCGCAGCGTGAAGCTGACTTGGAGGGTGTCGGCCTCGGCGGGCAGCGTAGCCACGTCCACGGTTTGGAGGTTGGGGTTTTCGATGGCGGCATCGAGCTTGGCCGGGTCCTGGTCTTTGGTTTTGAGCCGGTTGGAAATGGTGCCGCGCACCGACTTTGCGCGCACGGCCACGGGCGGCCAAGCGGCACTGTTGGCGCGGTGA contains:
- the csy3 gene encoding type I-F CRISPR-associated protein Csy3 — its product is MATTNPLKTASVLAFDRKLDPSDALFAAGTWAHRANSAAWPPVAVRAKSVRGTISNRLKTKDQDPAKLDAAIENPNLQTVDVATLPAEADTLQVSFTLRVLGGTGTPSACNNADYQRVLVDTVNGYVATHGFAELARRYAANLANGRFLWRNRLGAEQIEVQVARLVDGRAANTWTFDALAHSLRGFDAPETMHPDLGAVSTLLAQGLAGKSHVLLQVTAFVRMGSGQEVYPSQELILDKDKANKSKTLYTVNGIAGMHSQKLGNAIRTIDTWYTGAADNGPIAVEPYGSVTTQGKAYRQPKQKEDFYTLLDNWVTKGQAPALEQQHFVVATLIRGGVFGDTDKG